The Desulfuromonas versatilis genome has a segment encoding these proteins:
- a CDS encoding MASE3 domain-containing protein produces MALGAVLVPLYFLSRANYLLFHAVVETFSIVIACGVFMIAWNSRRFQENGFFFCLGVASLFMAAVDFLHVLAYKNMGVFPGAGANLPTQLWIGARYLEALSLLLALFFLRRKPRPVPLFAAYLGATALLLAAVFAGLFPDCFREGSGLTPFKIGSEYLICLLLAGSAGLLHRQRQLFDPGVLRLLLGATGAFILAELSFTLYTDVFGLSNMAGHLFKVAGFYFIYRGVIETGLTRPYDLLFRQLKTSEQRFRGLYQNTPVMLHSIDGQGRLVSVSDYWLQHLGYQRQEVIGRPSTDFLTEESRRYATEKALPEFFRKNACRDVPYQVVKKSGEVIDVSLSAVAERDLQGGMVQSLAVMVDVTEQLQYQQQIEDLNVELQRRALDLEEANAELEAANEELEGANLELELINGQLASANGDLEAFNYSVSHDLRGPLTIISIQCQVILEVFAQKFDPEMRKFVEQIYTQTQRMNDLISTLLDFSRLSKVELKREQVDLSSLARTITGSLALAQPERQATFDISDGLDASGDLKLLKILLENLLGNAWKYTSRAEHARIEMGQVEMQGEAVFFVRDNGVGFDAANRNELFTPFKRLHPEEDFEGFGVGLATVERIASRHGGRVWAESAPGAGATFYFSL; encoded by the coding sequence TTGGCGCTTGGCGCGGTCCTGGTTCCCCTTTATTTTCTCAGCAGGGCAAATTACCTTCTCTTCCACGCCGTCGTGGAAACCTTTTCCATCGTCATCGCCTGTGGCGTTTTCATGATCGCCTGGAATTCCCGCCGGTTCCAGGAAAACGGTTTCTTTTTCTGCCTCGGGGTCGCCTCTCTGTTCATGGCGGCAGTCGACTTTCTTCATGTCCTGGCCTACAAGAACATGGGAGTCTTCCCGGGCGCCGGGGCGAATCTGCCGACCCAGCTCTGGATAGGCGCCCGTTACCTGGAGGCGCTCTCTCTGCTGCTCGCGCTTTTCTTTCTGCGGCGCAAGCCGCGTCCGGTCCCTCTTTTCGCCGCCTACCTGGGCGCAACCGCCCTGCTGCTTGCCGCCGTCTTCGCGGGGCTCTTTCCCGACTGTTTCCGGGAGGGGAGCGGACTTACCCCTTTCAAGATCGGCAGCGAGTACCTGATCTGCCTGTTGCTGGCGGGCTCGGCAGGTTTGCTGCACCGGCAGCGCCAGCTCTTCGACCCGGGCGTTTTGCGCCTGCTGCTGGGGGCCACCGGCGCGTTCATTCTGGCCGAGCTCTCCTTCACCCTGTACACCGATGTCTTCGGCCTGTCCAATATGGCCGGCCACCTGTTCAAGGTCGCCGGTTTCTACTTTATCTACCGGGGGGTCATCGAGACCGGGCTGACCCGACCCTACGATCTGCTGTTCCGGCAACTGAAGACGAGCGAGCAGCGCTTCCGGGGGCTCTACCAGAACACCCCGGTCATGCTGCATTCCATCGACGGCCAGGGGCGGCTGGTGAGCGTCAGCGATTACTGGCTGCAGCACCTGGGCTATCAGCGGCAGGAGGTTATCGGGCGCCCATCGACTGACTTTCTCACCGAGGAGTCGCGCCGTTACGCCACCGAAAAGGCCCTGCCCGAGTTTTTCCGCAAAAATGCCTGCCGGGATGTTCCCTACCAGGTGGTCAAGAAGAGCGGCGAGGTCATTGACGTTTCGCTCTCGGCCGTGGCGGAACGGGATCTCCAGGGGGGGATGGTCCAATCCCTGGCCGTCATGGTTGATGTGACCGAGCAGCTGCAATACCAGCAGCAGATCGAGGATCTCAACGTCGAACTGCAACGCCGGGCCCTGGACCTGGAGGAGGCCAATGCTGAGCTGGAGGCCGCCAATGAGGAACTGGAGGGGGCCAACCTCGAGCTGGAGCTGATCAACGGGCAGCTGGCCAGCGCAAACGGCGACCTTGAGGCCTTCAACTACTCGGTTTCCCACGACCTGCGCGGCCCGCTGACGATCATCAGCATCCAGTGCCAGGTGATCCTGGAGGTCTTTGCCCAAAAGTTCGATCCGGAGATGCGCAAGTTCGTCGAACAGATCTACACCCAGACCCAGAGGATGAACGATCTGATCAGCACCCTTCTCGATTTCTCGCGGCTGAGCAAGGTCGAGCTGAAGCGTGAGCAGGTCGATCTGAGCAGCCTGGCCCGGACCATTACCGGCTCGCTTGCCCTGGCGCAGCCGGAGCGCCAGGCAACCTTCGACATTTCCGATGGCCTCGACGCCAGCGGGGATCTGAAGCTGTTGAAGATTCTGCTGGAGAACCTGCTCGGCAACGCCTGGAAATACACTTCCCGGGCAGAGCATGCCCGTATCGAGATGGGGCAGGTCGAGATGCAGGGAGAAGCGGTCTTTTTCGTCCGCGACAACGGGGTCGGGTTCGATGCGGCAAATAGAAACGAGCTTTTCACACCCTTCAAGCGGCTGCACCCGGAGGAGGATTTCGAAGGCTTCGGGGTCGGCCTGGCGACCGTGGAGCGGATCGCCTCCCGCCACGGCGGCCGGGTCTGGGCAGAAAGCGCCCCCGGGGCAGGGGCGACCTTCTACTTTTCCCTGTGA